From a single Apium graveolens cultivar Ventura chromosome 2, ASM990537v1, whole genome shotgun sequence genomic region:
- the LOC141708290 gene encoding RNA-binding KH domain-containing protein RCF3 isoform X2, translated as MDRSRSKRYYYDNNQDYDPEPMHRNNKQQRYNNNHYAARRGPGGGRKDPNLMVTTTYRILCHDIKAGGVIGKSGSIIKSIRQHTGAWINMHELIPGDEERIIEISDTRRRDPDGRMPSFSPAQEALFLIHERILESDVGPGYSNVGFGDEDDEYGMRGGANRVVTRLVVSRMHVGSLLGKGGKIIEQMRMETRTHIRVLPRDHNIPRCVSMSEEIVQILGDMNNVKNAVAIISSRLRESQHRDRGNFHGRSPDRFFPPDDDYVPHMNHSSHRGSMDSPNFESRLSASMSGPRGSHYSSHQSAFSAESGRMSIDDNEPSYPREEIVFQILCPIEKIDNVIGESDGIVDLLQHEIGVDVRIIDPVFGSDEQIIIISSEEGPDDELFPAQEALLHIQTRIVDIVPEKQNVITTRLLVPSSEIGCLEGRHGLTEIRKISGADIQILPREELPVCVSENDELLQIVGEIKAAREALVEVTDKLRSYLYQDIYPKDISPSPRIANSSAGSALGQEAGSNNNINSYRETGAANHLPTTSAQNVQIVAPPAQATKELSSSNKEAVKQTENERRESVPSAGNRFHGPLVTRSILEVVIPPHAVPKLITKSKNKLAQISELSGAKIRLIEDGPEATDNVIQISGTPEQAERAQSLLQGFILSTLEED; from the exons ATGGACAGATCTAGATCTAAACGTTACTACTACGACAACAATCAGGACTACGATCCCGAACCTATGCATCGGAACAACAAACAACAGCGTTACAACAACAACCATTACGCCGCCCGTCGCGGCCCCGGCGGCGGAAGAAAGGACCCGAACTTGATGGTTACTACGACTTATCGGATCCTATGTCATGACATTAAAGCTGGAGGTGTGATTGGCAAGTCTGGAAGTATAATTAAGTCTATTAGACAACATACCGGTGCTTGGATTAATATGCACGAACTGATTCCTGGTGATGAGGAGAGAATAATTGAGATTTCCGATACACGGAGGCGTGATCCGGATGGACGCATGCCTTCCTTCTCGCCTGCTCAGGAGGCCTTGTTTTTGATTCATGAGAGGATTTTGGAGAGTGATGTTGGCCCCGGGTATAGTAATGTAGGGTTCGGTGATGAGGACGACGAGTATGGGATGCGCGGTGGAGCTAATCGTGTGGTTACTAGATTGGTTGTGTCGAGGATGCACGTTGGGAGCTTGTTAGGGAAAGGTGGGAAGATTATTGAGCAAATGAGGATGGAGACTAGGACGCATATTAGAGTGCTTCCTAGAGATCATAATATTCCGAGATGTGTGTCTATGTCCGAGGAGATTGTTCAG ATACTTGGTGATATGAATAATGTAAAAAATGCTGTAGCAATAATATCCTCCCGGTTGAGGGAGAGCCAGCATCGGGATCGTGGTAATTTTCACGGCCGTTCACCAGATAGATTCTTTCCACCTGATGATGATTATGTCCCTCATATGAATCATTCTTCACATAGAGGTTCTATGGATAGTCCTAATTTTGAATCTCGATTATCAGCAAGTATGAGTGGTCCTAGGGGCAGTCATTATTCCTCCCATCAATCTGCCTTTTCTGCAGAATCTGGACGTATGTCTATTGATGATAATGAACCATCATATCCAAGGGAGGAAATTGTGTTTCAGATATTGTGTCCAATTGAAAAAATTGATAACGTTATTGGGGAGTCGGATGGTATTGTGGATTTGCTACAACATGAAATTGGTGTTGATGTGAGGATAATTGATCCTGTATTTGGCTCAGATGAACAAATAATCATCATTTCGTCCGAGGAG GGACCAGATGACGAGTTGTTTCCTGCTCAGGAAGCTTTGTTGCACATCCAGACTCGCATTGTTGATATTGTTCCAGAGAAACAGAATGTTATCACTACTCGATTACTTGTTCCATCCAGTGAGATTGGATGTTTGGAGGGAAGACATGGTTTGACTGAAATAAGGAAAATAAGTGGCGCAGACATTCAGATCCTCCCAAGAGAAGAACTTCCTGTGTGTGTATCTGAGAATGATGAGCTTTTGCAG ATTGTAGGGGAGATCAAAGCAGCTCGTGAGGCTCTTGTGGAAGTGACAGATAAACTTCGTAGTTACCTGTACCAGGACATCTACCCAAAGGATATCTCCCCATCCCCCAGGATTGCAAACAGTTCGGCGGGGAGTGCATTAGGACAGGAGGCAGGTTcgaataataacataaattcaTACCGAGAAACAGGTGCGGCAAATCATCTTCCTACTACATCTGCACAGAATGTTCAAATTGTGGCACCACCAGCACAGGCTACAAAG GAGCTCAGTAGTTCCAACAAAGAAGCAGTGAAACAGACCGAAAATGAGCGTCGTGAAAGTGTGCCAAGTGCAGGAAACAG ATTCCACGGCCCACTGGTCACTAGGAGTATATTGGAGGTTGTTATACCACCACATGCAGTGCCCAAGCTGATAACAAAATCAAAAAACAAGCTTGCACAGATTAGTGAG TTATCCGGAGCAAAAATAAGGTTGATTGAAGATGGGCCAGAAGCAACAGATAATGTCATTCAAATTTCGGGGACTCCGGAGCAGGCTGAGAGAGCCCAGAGCTTGCTACAAGGATTTATCCTTAGCA CCCTAGAAGAGGATTGA
- the LOC141708290 gene encoding RNA-binding KH domain-containing protein RCF3 isoform X1 codes for MDRSRSKRYYYDNNQDYDPEPMHRNNKQQRYNNNHYAARRGPGGGRKDPNLMVTTTYRILCHDIKAGGVIGKSGSIIKSIRQHTGAWINMHELIPGDEERIIEISDTRRRDPDGRMPSFSPAQEALFLIHERILESDVGPGYSNVGFGDEDDEYGMRGGANRVVTRLVVSRMHVGSLLGKGGKIIEQMRMETRTHIRVLPRDHNIPRCVSMSEEIVQILGDMNNVKNAVAIISSRLRESQHRDRGNFHGRSPDRFFPPDDDYVPHMNHSSHRGSMDSPNFESRLSASMSGPRGSHYSSHQSAFSAESGRMSIDDNEPSYPREEIVFQILCPIEKIDNVIGESDGIVDLLQHEIGVDVRIIDPVFGSDEQIIIISSEEVPAVPGPDDELFPAQEALLHIQTRIVDIVPEKQNVITTRLLVPSSEIGCLEGRHGLTEIRKISGADIQILPREELPVCVSENDELLQIVGEIKAAREALVEVTDKLRSYLYQDIYPKDISPSPRIANSSAGSALGQEAGSNNNINSYRETGAANHLPTTSAQNVQIVAPPAQATKELSSSNKEAVKQTENERRESVPSAGNRFHGPLVTRSILEVVIPPHAVPKLITKSKNKLAQISELSGAKIRLIEDGPEATDNVIQISGTPEQAERAQSLLQGFILSTLEED; via the exons ATGGACAGATCTAGATCTAAACGTTACTACTACGACAACAATCAGGACTACGATCCCGAACCTATGCATCGGAACAACAAACAACAGCGTTACAACAACAACCATTACGCCGCCCGTCGCGGCCCCGGCGGCGGAAGAAAGGACCCGAACTTGATGGTTACTACGACTTATCGGATCCTATGTCATGACATTAAAGCTGGAGGTGTGATTGGCAAGTCTGGAAGTATAATTAAGTCTATTAGACAACATACCGGTGCTTGGATTAATATGCACGAACTGATTCCTGGTGATGAGGAGAGAATAATTGAGATTTCCGATACACGGAGGCGTGATCCGGATGGACGCATGCCTTCCTTCTCGCCTGCTCAGGAGGCCTTGTTTTTGATTCATGAGAGGATTTTGGAGAGTGATGTTGGCCCCGGGTATAGTAATGTAGGGTTCGGTGATGAGGACGACGAGTATGGGATGCGCGGTGGAGCTAATCGTGTGGTTACTAGATTGGTTGTGTCGAGGATGCACGTTGGGAGCTTGTTAGGGAAAGGTGGGAAGATTATTGAGCAAATGAGGATGGAGACTAGGACGCATATTAGAGTGCTTCCTAGAGATCATAATATTCCGAGATGTGTGTCTATGTCCGAGGAGATTGTTCAG ATACTTGGTGATATGAATAATGTAAAAAATGCTGTAGCAATAATATCCTCCCGGTTGAGGGAGAGCCAGCATCGGGATCGTGGTAATTTTCACGGCCGTTCACCAGATAGATTCTTTCCACCTGATGATGATTATGTCCCTCATATGAATCATTCTTCACATAGAGGTTCTATGGATAGTCCTAATTTTGAATCTCGATTATCAGCAAGTATGAGTGGTCCTAGGGGCAGTCATTATTCCTCCCATCAATCTGCCTTTTCTGCAGAATCTGGACGTATGTCTATTGATGATAATGAACCATCATATCCAAGGGAGGAAATTGTGTTTCAGATATTGTGTCCAATTGAAAAAATTGATAACGTTATTGGGGAGTCGGATGGTATTGTGGATTTGCTACAACATGAAATTGGTGTTGATGTGAGGATAATTGATCCTGTATTTGGCTCAGATGAACAAATAATCATCATTTCGTCCGAGGAGGTACCTGCTGTCCCG GGACCAGATGACGAGTTGTTTCCTGCTCAGGAAGCTTTGTTGCACATCCAGACTCGCATTGTTGATATTGTTCCAGAGAAACAGAATGTTATCACTACTCGATTACTTGTTCCATCCAGTGAGATTGGATGTTTGGAGGGAAGACATGGTTTGACTGAAATAAGGAAAATAAGTGGCGCAGACATTCAGATCCTCCCAAGAGAAGAACTTCCTGTGTGTGTATCTGAGAATGATGAGCTTTTGCAG ATTGTAGGGGAGATCAAAGCAGCTCGTGAGGCTCTTGTGGAAGTGACAGATAAACTTCGTAGTTACCTGTACCAGGACATCTACCCAAAGGATATCTCCCCATCCCCCAGGATTGCAAACAGTTCGGCGGGGAGTGCATTAGGACAGGAGGCAGGTTcgaataataacataaattcaTACCGAGAAACAGGTGCGGCAAATCATCTTCCTACTACATCTGCACAGAATGTTCAAATTGTGGCACCACCAGCACAGGCTACAAAG GAGCTCAGTAGTTCCAACAAAGAAGCAGTGAAACAGACCGAAAATGAGCGTCGTGAAAGTGTGCCAAGTGCAGGAAACAG ATTCCACGGCCCACTGGTCACTAGGAGTATATTGGAGGTTGTTATACCACCACATGCAGTGCCCAAGCTGATAACAAAATCAAAAAACAAGCTTGCACAGATTAGTGAG TTATCCGGAGCAAAAATAAGGTTGATTGAAGATGGGCCAGAAGCAACAGATAATGTCATTCAAATTTCGGGGACTCCGGAGCAGGCTGAGAGAGCCCAGAGCTTGCTACAAGGATTTATCCTTAGCA CCCTAGAAGAGGATTGA
- the LOC141708292 gene encoding protein phosphatase 2C 57 — MSLSSLNLHKLIFNTTANCNYQQLSYYKTKTKNIGSVGRVRLVGGRCCSSAIAINTPSSLTGVTGIRWGSTKLQGAREEMEDDVVIVKKSSASDHDLDGFSFAAVFDGHAGYSSVQFLRDELYRECLTALQGGILLTGKNFNVIKKALQDAFQTADEKLINWLETSGGETESGSTATALFIINDLLFISHVGDSCAVLSRSGKPEVLTGSHRPYGSNKASLNEIRRIREAGGWIVNGRICGDISVSRAFGDMRFKTKKYEMLEKGVQEGRWSPKFVSRIQFSGDLVTVCPDVFQVDLGVDTEFVLLASDGLWDYVKSSEAVTFVRNQLRKHGDVQMACEALGQVALDRRSQDNITIVIADFGRTNWQSVPVQQQNIIFELGQAFATLGIVSFGIWMTSMLGS, encoded by the exons ATGTCTTTATCAAGCCTCAACTTACACAAGTTGATATTCAACACTACAGCTAACTGTAACTACCAGCAACTAAGCTATTACAAGACAAAAACCAAGAACATCGGTAGTGTTGGCAGAGTAAGATTAGTTGGTGGTCGTTGTTGCAGTTCAGCTATTGCGATTAATACGCCTTCTTCATTAACAGGCGTAACTGGTATTCGATGGGGTTCCACAAAGTTACAAGGTGCTAGAGAAGAGATGGAAGATGATGTTGTGATTGTTAAGAAGTCTAGTGCTTCTGATCATGATCTTGATGGCTTTTCTTTTGCTGCTGTTTTCGATGGCCATGCCGGTTATTCTTCCGTTCAATTCCTCAG GGACGAGTTATATCGAGAGTGTCTTACAGCATTACAAGGCGGGATTTTGCTCACGGGGAAGAACTTTAATGTCATTAAAAAGGCATTACAAGATGCATTTCAAACAGCTGATGAGAAGCTCATAAATTG GCTTGAGACAAGCGGCGGGGAAACTGAATCTGGTTCAACAGCCACTGCTCTGTTCATTATCAACGACTTGCTATTCATATCACACGTTGGTGACTCATGCGCT GTTCTTTCACGATCTGGTAAACCTGAAGTTTTAACTGGTTCCCATCGACCCTATGGAAGCAACAAAGCTTCTCTTAATGAAATTAGACGAATCAGGGAAGCAGGTGGATGG ATTGTTAATGGAAGAATTTGTGGAGATATCTCCGTGTCTCGTGCTTTTGGTGACATGCGATTTAAGACAAAAAAATATGA GATGCTGGAAAAAGGAGTTCAGGAAGGGAGATGGTCTCCAAAGTTTGTTTCCCG GATTCAATTTTCTGGGGACCTGGTTACTGTCTGTCCTGATGTTTTCCAAGTAGATCTCGGAGTAGATACAGAATTTGTACTGTTGGCATCTGATGGCTTGTGGGATTACGTAAAGAG CTCAGAAGCTGTCACTTTCGTTAGGAATCAACTACGAAAACATGGAGATGTTCAG ATGGCGTGTGAAGCACTTGGACAAGTGGCCCTG GATCGACGGTCTCAAGACAATATAACCATTGTTATTGCTGATTTTGG GAGAACCAACTGGCAAAGTGTACCAGTTCAGCAACAAAATATCATTTTTGAACTGGGCCAAGCTTTTGCAACTCTAGGTATTGTGTCATTTGGAATATGGATGACATCCATGCTAGGTTCATGA
- the LOC141708294 gene encoding uncharacterized protein LOC141708294, whose protein sequence is MVTRIKTSHLVFILLLLHLSSGMIEGVSNGMTPTRMLHEVRVKMNSRKLLSHDVVFDYDDPGANPKHDPRGRRGGRNN, encoded by the exons ATGGTCACAAGAATCAAGACCTCTCATTTGGTCTTCATTCTTCTCCTTCTACATCTATCTTCAG GCATGATCGAAGGAGTGAGTAATGGCATGACCCCCACCCGTATGCTCCATGAG GTTCGTGTCAAAATGAATTCAAGGAAGCTTTTAAGTCATGATGTCGTGTTTGACTACGATGATCCTGGAGCAAATCCTAAACATGATCCAAGAGGAAGGAGAGGCGGCAGGAACAACTGA
- the LOC141708291 gene encoding importin subunit beta-1: MATEITLVLLNAQSADGTVRKQAEENLKQFQEQNLAGFLLSLAGELSSDEKPVDSRKLAGLILKNALDAKEQHRKFELVQRWLSLDVSVKGQIKTCLLQTLSSPVPDARSTASQVIAKVAGIELPQKQWPELIVSLLGNIHMVPVHVKQATLETLGYLCEEVSPDVVEQDQVNKILTAVVQGMNASEGNNEVRLAATRALYNALGFAQANFTNDMERDYIMRVVCEATLSPEVKIRQAAYECLVSISSTYYEKLAPYIQEIFNITAKAVREDEEAVALQAMEFWSSICDEEIDILEEYGGDFNVADSDIPCFYFIKQALPALVPMLLETLLKQEEDQDQDEGAWNLAMAGGTCLGLVARTVGDDIVPLVMPFIQKHISEPDWRQREAATYAFGSILEGPSPDKLTPIVNVALNFMLTALTKDPNNHVKDTTAWTLGRIFEFLHGSTMETPIINNSNCQQIITVLLQSLNDVPNVAEKACGALYFLAQGFEDVGSSSPLTLYFQEIVQALLSVSHREDAGESRLRTAAYETLNEVVRCSTEETAAMVMQLVPVIMMELHNTLEAQVQKLVSDEREKQNELQGLLCGCLQVIIQKLGTAEPTKHAFMQYADQIMNLFLRVFACRSATVHEEAMLAIGALAYAAGPDFAKYMSEFYKYVEMGLQNYEEYQVCAVTVGVVGDICRALEDKVMPYCDGIMTHLLKDLSSNLLHRSVKPPIFSCFGDIALAIGENFEKYLSYAMPMLQSAAELSAHTSGADDEMIEYTNLLRNGILEAYSGIFQGFKNSPKTQLLIPYAPHILQFLDSIYMEKDMDDVVMKTAIGVLGDLADTLGSNAAALIQQSMSSKDFLNECLTSEDHLIKESAEWAQLAIHRAISV, from the exons ATGGCTACAGAGATCACCCTGGTTCTATTGAATGCACAATCAGCAGATGGAACAGTGAGGAAGCAGGCAGAAGAGAACTTGAAGCAGTTTCAAGAGCAAAACCTTGCTGGTTTCCTGTTGTCGCTTGCGGGAGAGCTTTCTAGTGATGAAAAGCCTGTTGATAGTCGTAAATTGGCAGGTTTGATTCTTAAGAATGCATTGGATGCCAAGGAACAACATAGAAAGTTTGAGCTTGTTCAGAGATGGCTGTCGCTTGATGTATCTGTTAAGGGACAAATTAAGACGTGTTTGCTTCAGACCCTTTCTTCTCCTGTACCTGATGCTCGATCAACTGCGTCACAAGTTATTGCCAAGGTTGCTGGCATTGAGCTCCCACAGAAACAGTGGCCTGAGTTGATAGTGTCTTTGTTAGGAAACATTCATATGGTTCCTGTTCATGTCAAGCAAGCCACTTTGGAAACACTTGGGTATTTATGTGAGGAAGTGTCTCCGGATGTTGTTGAGCAGGATCAAGTAAATAAGATACTTACAGCTGTTGTTCAGGGCATGAATGCATCTGAAGGAAATAATGAAGTGAGGCTTGCTGCTACTAGAGCTTTATACAATGCTCTTGGCTTTGCTCAGGCAAATTTTACCAATGACATGGAGCGTGATTATATTATGAGAGTTGTTTGTGAAGCAACTTTGTCTCCAGAAGTTAAGATTCGACAAGCAGCCTATGAGTGTTTGGTTTCCATTTCATCAACATATTACGAGAAACTAGCTCCTTACATTCAGGAGATCTTCAACATCACGGCCAAGGCAGTGAGAGAAGATGAAGAGGCTGTTGCTCTGCAGGCCATGGAATTTTGGAGCTCAATATGTGATGAGGAGATAGATATATTAGAAGAATATGGAGGTGATTTTAATGTTGCAGACTCAGATATTCCTTGCTTTTATTTTATCAAGCAGGCGCTTCCAGCTCTTGTGCCTATGTTGTTGGAAACTCTTCTAAAGCAAGAGGAAGATCAAGACCAGGATGAAGGTGCCTGGAACCTTGCCATGGCTGGGGGAACCTGCCTTGGTTTGGTGGCACGGACGGTGGGAGATGATATTGTCCCTCTTGTCATGCCATTCATTCAAAAACATATATCAGAACCTGACTGGAGGCAAAGGGAGgcagccacttatgcatttggCTCGATTTTGGAGGGTCCCTCCCCTGACAAATTAACTCCTATTGTCAATGTTGCTCTGAATTTCATGCTTACGGCTTTAACAAAGGACCCAAATAACCATGTGAAAGACACAACTGCTTGGACACTTGGGAGAATCTTTGAATTCCTTCATGGCTCAACTATGGAGACGCCTATTATAAACAACTCCAACTGCCAGCAGATTATCACAGTGCTCTTGCAAAGTTTGAATGATGTTCCAAATGTTGCAGAGAAGGCCTGTGGTGCTCTATATTTTCTTGCCCAAGGTTTTGAGGACGTAGGCTCCTCTTCTCCTTTAACTCTTTATTTCCAAGAGATTGTTCAGGCCCTCCTCTCAGTTTCCCATAGAGAAGATGCTGGGGAGTCTCGCTTAAGGACTGCTGCCTATGAGACTTTGAATGAAGTGGTGCGCTGTTCGACAGAGGAAACAGCTGCTATGGTGATGCAACTAGTTCCTGTCATTATGATGGAGCTTCACAATACTCTCGAGGCACAAGTACAGAAACTTGTGTCTGATGAGAGAGAGAAGCAGAATGAGCTGCAAGGTCTTCTCTGCGGGTGCTTACAAGTAATTATTCAGAAGCTTGGAACAGCAGAGCCAACCAAGCATGCCTTCATGCAATATGCAGATCAGATAATGAATCTCTTCCTGAGGGTTTTTGCTTGCAGAAGTGCAACTGTGCATGAGGAAGCTATGCTTGCCATCGGAGCCCTAGCCTATGCAGCAGGTCCAGATTTTGCCAAGTACATGTCAGAGTTCTACAAGTATGTGGAAATGGGTCTTCAGAATTACGAGGAGTATCAAGTCTGTGCAGTCACAGTTGGTGTGGTGGGTGATATATGCAGAGCCCTGGAGGACAAGGTCATGCCGTACTGCGATGGCATTATGACCCACCTCCTCAAAGACTTGTCTAGTAACCTGCTGCACCGATCTGTGAAGCCTCCAATATTTTCGTGCTTCGGTGACATAGCGCTGGCAATTggagagaactttgagaaatatCTATCATATGCCATGCCCATGCTCCAGAGTGCAGCCGAGTTGTCTGCCCACACCTCAGGTGCTGATGATGAAATGATAGAGTACACAAATCTTTTGAGAAATGGTATCTTGGAAGCTTATTCTGGGATATTCCAAGGCTTTAAGAACTCTCCAAAAACTCAGCTGTTGATTCCATACGCTCCACATATCCTCCAGTTCTTGGATAGCATTTATATGGAAAAAGACAT GGATGATGTAGTGATGAAAACAGCGATTGGTGTCCTTGGGGATTTAGCTGATACACTGGGGAGCAATGCAGCTGCATTAATTCAGCAATCTATGTCAAGCAAAGACTTTTTGAATGAATGCTTGACCTCTGAGGATCATTTGATCAAAGAATCTGCCGAGTGGGCTCAACTGGCCATTCATCGTGCAATTTCAGTTTGA